One window of the Staphylococcus equorum genome contains the following:
- the coaBC gene encoding bifunctional phosphopantothenoylcysteine decarboxylase/phosphopantothenate--cysteine ligase CoaBC, which produces MKRILLAVTGGIAAYKAIDLTSKLTQADYDVRVMLTDHAQEFVTPLAFQAIGRNPVYTSTFLEQNPEEIQHIALGDWADAIVVAPATANIIAKLANGIADDMVTSTLLATETAKFIAPAMNVHMYENKRTQHNLATLSSDGYYFLEPGEGFLACGYVAKGRMEEPLQIVERLNQFFKHNDQASYSIDSRFEGMNALITAGPTVEELDPVRYLSNRSSGKIGYALAESLTKRGANVTLVSGPTHLTPPENVNVIQIQSAEEMFEAVKTHFDEQDIVFKAAAVSDYAPAEMLEHKLKKQDGTLSVTFKRTPDILKYLGEHKTKQFLVGFAAETQNIETYAQKKLQHKNADVIIANNVGDRSIGFSSDDNDYTMYFKNGNPMSLGKHKKVILAEHILDSLETRWE; this is translated from the coding sequence ATGAAACGAATATTACTTGCTGTTACAGGTGGAATTGCTGCGTATAAAGCAATTGATTTAACAAGTAAATTAACGCAAGCAGACTATGACGTTAGAGTCATGCTTACAGATCATGCACAAGAGTTTGTGACTCCATTAGCTTTTCAAGCAATTGGTAGAAATCCAGTTTATACAAGTACTTTTTTAGAACAAAATCCGGAAGAAATTCAACATATCGCATTAGGTGATTGGGCAGACGCAATCGTAGTGGCACCAGCGACAGCAAATATCATTGCTAAACTTGCAAATGGTATTGCAGATGATATGGTAACGTCGACATTGCTCGCTACTGAAACTGCTAAATTTATTGCGCCAGCGATGAATGTGCATATGTATGAAAATAAGCGAACACAACACAATCTCGCTACACTGAGTTCAGATGGTTATTATTTTCTTGAACCTGGTGAGGGCTTTTTAGCATGTGGCTATGTAGCAAAAGGCCGTATGGAAGAACCTTTGCAAATTGTTGAAAGGTTAAACCAGTTTTTTAAACACAATGACCAAGCATCTTATTCGATAGACAGTCGATTTGAAGGTATGAATGCACTAATCACTGCTGGACCGACTGTCGAAGAGTTAGACCCAGTACGTTATTTATCTAACCGATCATCAGGAAAAATTGGTTATGCATTGGCAGAATCACTAACTAAGCGTGGGGCTAACGTCACACTCGTATCTGGACCTACACATCTAACACCTCCAGAAAATGTGAATGTTATTCAAATTCAGAGTGCTGAGGAAATGTTTGAAGCGGTGAAAACACACTTTGATGAACAAGATATCGTATTTAAAGCTGCAGCAGTATCAGATTATGCGCCTGCTGAAATGTTAGAGCACAAACTAAAAAAACAAGACGGTACATTATCTGTGACTTTTAAACGTACACCAGATATTTTGAAATATCTAGGTGAACACAAAACAAAGCAATTCTTAGTAGGCTTTGCAGCAGAAACACAAAATATTGAAACATATGCGCAGAAAAAACTGCAACATAAAAATGCAGATGTGATTATTGCTAATAACGTAGGAGATCGTTCAATAGGGTTTAGTTCAGATGATAATGACTATACGATGTACTTTAAAAATGGAAATCCTATGAGTTTAGGAAAACACAAAAAAGTCATATTAGCGGAGCATATCTTAGATAGTTTAGAAACAAGGTGGGAATAA